One genomic window of Polaromonas sp. SP1 includes the following:
- a CDS encoding RDD family protein, translating to MESSQVEYAGFWIRVWASIIDTIILGVLIYPVLTAIYGSQYWDSTDFVQGPADFLISWVLPAIAVVWFWLARQATPGKMAVGVRIVDANTGNNPGATQLIVRYLGYFVSAIPLCLGLFWVGFDARKQGWHDKLARTVVVRKKRGKPGTVKPDEQWPE from the coding sequence ATGGAATCCTCACAAGTGGAATACGCCGGTTTCTGGATTCGTGTCTGGGCGTCCATCATCGACACCATCATCCTGGGTGTGTTGATCTACCCGGTGCTGACGGCGATCTACGGCAGCCAGTACTGGGACAGCACAGACTTTGTGCAGGGCCCGGCCGATTTCCTGATCTCGTGGGTGTTGCCCGCGATTGCCGTGGTCTGGTTCTGGCTGGCGCGCCAGGCGACGCCGGGCAAGATGGCCGTCGGCGTGCGCATCGTCGACGCCAACACCGGCAACAACCCGGGCGCCACGCAGCTCATCGTCCGCTACCTCGGCTACTTTGTCTCGGCGATTCCGCTGTGCCTGGGCCTCTTCTGGGTGGGTTTTGACGCGCGCAAGCAGGGCTGGCATGACAAGCTGGCGCGCACGGTGGTCGTGCGCAAAAAGCGCGGCAAGCCAGGCACCGTGAAGCCCGAC
- the alr gene encoding alanine racemase, which yields MPRPILATIHTEALAHNLSRARAAAPDAKVWAVVKANAYGHGIERVFDPLRSADGFALLDLAEAQRLRALDWRGPILLLEGCFDARDLELCSRLGLWHTIHCNEQIDMLAAHKTQLPHRVFLKMNSGMNRLGFTPERYRAAWTRLNALPQVDEISLMTHFSDADGPKGIAAALKAFDAVTHDLPGERTLSNSAASLRHGDVLAGRSDWVRPGILVYGSAPDFPEHSAAQWDLQPTMTLSAKIISVQELKAGDTVGYGSSFTADGPLRIGIVACGYGDGYPRHCSTGTPMLVGGVRTRMVGRVSMDMLTVDLTPTPAAGIGTEVTLWGKASSGALMPIDEVAQAGGTVGYELMCAVAPRVPVQAD from the coding sequence ATGCCACGTCCCATCCTCGCCACCATCCACACCGAAGCGCTTGCCCACAACCTGTCCCGCGCCCGCGCCGCCGCGCCCGATGCCAAGGTCTGGGCGGTCGTCAAAGCCAATGCCTACGGCCACGGCATCGAGCGCGTCTTCGACCCGCTGCGCAGCGCCGACGGTTTTGCCCTGCTGGACCTGGCCGAGGCGCAGCGCCTGCGCGCGCTGGACTGGCGCGGCCCCATTTTGTTGCTCGAAGGCTGTTTTGACGCGCGTGACCTGGAGCTGTGCTCGCGCCTGGGCCTGTGGCACACGATTCATTGCAACGAGCAGATCGACATGCTGGCAGCCCACAAGACGCAGCTGCCGCACCGCGTGTTCCTCAAGATGAACTCGGGCATGAACCGGCTCGGGTTTACCCCCGAGCGCTACCGCGCCGCCTGGACGCGCCTGAACGCGTTGCCGCAGGTCGATGAAATTTCGCTGATGACGCACTTCAGTGATGCCGACGGCCCCAAGGGCATCGCCGCGGCGCTCAAGGCCTTTGACGCCGTCACGCACGACCTGCCAGGCGAGCGCACCCTCAGCAACAGCGCCGCCAGCCTGCGCCATGGCGATGTGCTGGCCGGCCGCTCCGACTGGGTGCGGCCCGGCATCCTGGTGTACGGCAGTGCGCCCGACTTCCCCGAGCACAGTGCGGCCCAGTGGGATTTGCAGCCCACCATGACGCTGTCGGCAAAAATCATCAGCGTTCAGGAGCTCAAGGCCGGCGACACCGTGGGCTACGGCTCCAGCTTCACCGCCGACGGCCCGCTGCGCATCGGCATCGTCGCCTGCGGCTACGGCGACGGCTACCCGCGCCACTGCAGCACCGGCACGCCCATGTTGGTGGGCGGCGTGCGCACCCGCATGGTGGGGCGGGTCAGCATGGACATGCTCACCGTCGACCTCACGCCCACGCCGGCGGCGGGCATAGGCACCGAAGTCACGCTGTGGGGCAAGGCCTCCAGCGGCGCCCTGATGCCGATCGATGAAGTCGCGCAAGCCGGCGGCACCGTGGGTTACGAGCTGATGTGCGCCGTAGCCCCGCGTGTTCCAGTCCAGGCTGACTAA